The genomic segment GGCATTGGCAAGGACCACACCCTGTTCGCGAAAGCGGAAGGTCAGGTGAAGTTCGAGACCAAAGGCCCGCAGAACCGTAAGTTCGTGAGCATCGTTCCGGCTGCGTAAGCAGCGGCGATCCGGTTCTGTCGAACCTTGGGTGAGCCTGATATGCTGATCTGATCAGCCCTCAGGTGAATCCGGAGCCCCGCAAAGCTTCCATGAGGCTGCGGGGCTTTTTAGTTTATGCAAAGGCATCAGGCGTATGAAATTTGTAGACGAAGCCACCATCATTGTTGAAGCCGGTAAAGGCGGCCATGGCTGCCTGAGTTTCCGGCGGGAAAAGTATGTACCCAAGGGTGGCCCCGACGGCGGTGACGGCGGGGATGGCGGTTCCGTTTACCTGGAAGCAGACAGCGCTCTGAACACGCTCATCGATTATCGCTTCCAGCGCAAACACAAGGCCCAGAATGGCGAGCCGGGTGCTGGCCGTAACTGCACGGGTAACAAGGGTGAAGACCTTGTTCTGCCGGTACCGGTGGGCACCACCGTTGTCGATATGGATACCCACGAAGTGCTGGGCGATCTCACCAAGGAAGGCCAGCGCCTGAAAGTGGCCCAGGGTGGTTTTCATGGCCTGGGGAATACCCGTTTCAAGTCATCAGTCAATCGTGCCCCACGACAGACCAGCAAAGGCTCGGAAGGTGAGACCCGTAATTTGCGCCTGGAGCTGAAGGTTCTGGCGGATGTCGGTTTGCTGGGTATGCCCAATGCCGGCAAGTCCACCTTCATTCGCTCCGTGTCTGCGGCAAAACCAAAGGTGGCTGACTACCCGTTTACCACATTGGTACCAAATCTGGGTGTGGTTAGTGTTCAGGCTCATCAGAGCTTTGTCATTGCCGACATTCCCGGGCTGATTGAAGGCGCGGCAGAGGGCGCAGGCTTGGGTATTCGCTTCTTGAAACATCTGGTGCGTACCCGCCTGCTGCTGCACCTGGTGGATGTGGCGCCTTACGATGGCTCGTCACCCGTCGAAGCGATAAAGGCCATTGCCCACGAGCTGGAGAAGTTCAGTGAAACCCTGGCCAGCCGCCCCCGGTGGCTGGTGTTGAACAAGGTCGACATGGTGGCAGAAGAGGACCGCGAAGCCCGTTGCCAGGCCATCGTGGACGAGCTGGGATGGGATGGCCCAGTATTCCGAATCTCCGCGCTCAGCGGTGAAGGCACCAAGCCGTTGGTTCAGGCGGTTATGCGCTGGATTGAGGAGCAGGCGGAGCAGGAAGCTGAGAACCCGGAAGTTGCCGAGCAGGAGGCCGCCCGTCGCCGCCGGATGGACGAAGAAGCCCGCGCCAGAATTGAAGCTGATCGACAGGCTCGCAGGGCTGCTCGAGAAGCCGATGACGATGATGATTTTGACGACGACGATTACGACGTCGAAGTCGTCTACGCCCCTGAGTAAACCGCAACCCCAAGGGACAGAAATACAATCATGAGTGAACGCCTCCAGCTCCGAAAGGCTCGACGTCTGGTTATCAAAATTGGTAGTGCCTTGCTCACCGATGATGGTAAGGGCCTGGATGTCGCCGCCCTGGGGTTGTGGGTAGATCAGATTGCTGAGCTGATCGCCGAAGGTGTGGAAGTGGTGGTGGTGTCCTCAGGCTCGGTGGCTGAGGGCATGAGTCGCTTGGGTTGGAATGCCCGGCCCCAGCACCTGCACGAATTGCAGGCTGCCGCTGCGGTCGGCCAGATGGGTCTGGTGCAAACCTGGGAGGCGCAGTTCAAGCGTCATGATATTCACACCGCCCAGATCCTGCTTACTCACGATGACCTCTCCGATCGTAAACGTTACCTGAACGGCCGTAGCACTCTGCGCACACTTCTGGATTACGGTGTGGTGCCCATCGTCAATGAAAACGACACGGTGGTGACTGACGAAATCCGTTTCGGTGACAACGATACTCTGGGCGCGCTGGTGGCCAACCTGATCGAAGCGGATGGTCTGATCATCCTGACCGACCAGTTGGGTCTGTTCAATAAAGATCCCCGTAAGCACCAGGACGCCGAACTGGTTACCGAGCGCAGAGCTGAGGATCGTGATTTGGATGCGATGGCCGGCGGTGGCGCCGGGGCGCTCGGCCGCGGCGGTATGCTGACCAAACTTCGGGCCGCCCGGTTGGCTGCCCGTTCCGGAGCGTTCACGGTGATTGTCGGCGGGCGTATTGAGCATGCGATTTCCCGTTTGCGGCAGGGTGATGTGATTGGCACGTTGTTGCTTCCGGAGCAGGGCAGAATGGCGGCCCGCAAACAGTGGATTGCCAGCCATCTGCAAACCCGGGGAACCCTGACGCTGGACGACGGTGCGGTAAAGGTGTTGCGCCAGGGTGGTCGCAGTTTGTTGCCGGTAGGCGTGAAGGCGATTGCCGGCCAGTTCCGGCGGGGCGAGATGGTGTCTTGTGTAGATCTCAACGGTAAAGAGATTGCCCGTGGGCTGGTCAATTACGATGCGGACGAAGCGAGGGCGATTGCTGGCCGTTCAAGTGATCGCATTGCCGATGTGCTGGGTTATGTCTCTGACGA from the Marinobacter sp. LQ44 genome contains:
- the proB gene encoding glutamate 5-kinase, with product MSERLQLRKARRLVIKIGSALLTDDGKGLDVAALGLWVDQIAELIAEGVEVVVVSSGSVAEGMSRLGWNARPQHLHELQAAAAVGQMGLVQTWEAQFKRHDIHTAQILLTHDDLSDRKRYLNGRSTLRTLLDYGVVPIVNENDTVVTDEIRFGDNDTLGALVANLIEADGLIILTDQLGLFNKDPRKHQDAELVTERRAEDRDLDAMAGGGAGALGRGGMLTKLRAARLAARSGAFTVIVGGRIEHAISRLRQGDVIGTLLLPEQGRMAARKQWIASHLQTRGTLTLDDGAVKVLRQGGRSLLPVGVKAIAGQFRRGEMVSCVDLNGKEIARGLVNYDADEARAIAGRSSDRIADVLGYVSDEEMIHRDNLVVV
- the cgtA gene encoding Obg family GTPase CgtA, giving the protein MKFVDEATIIVEAGKGGHGCLSFRREKYVPKGGPDGGDGGDGGSVYLEADSALNTLIDYRFQRKHKAQNGEPGAGRNCTGNKGEDLVLPVPVGTTVVDMDTHEVLGDLTKEGQRLKVAQGGFHGLGNTRFKSSVNRAPRQTSKGSEGETRNLRLELKVLADVGLLGMPNAGKSTFIRSVSAAKPKVADYPFTTLVPNLGVVSVQAHQSFVIADIPGLIEGAAEGAGLGIRFLKHLVRTRLLLHLVDVAPYDGSSPVEAIKAIAHELEKFSETLASRPRWLVLNKVDMVAEEDREARCQAIVDELGWDGPVFRISALSGEGTKPLVQAVMRWIEEQAEQEAENPEVAEQEAARRRRMDEEARARIEADRQARRAAREADDDDDFDDDDYDVEVVYAPE